In Flavobacterium sp. WV_118_3, one DNA window encodes the following:
- a CDS encoding DUF5522 domain-containing protein codes for MDNQNTKNKLIPGEDYYLSPEGYKVFTEAFHLKRGYCCKNGCRHCPYGFNKNTGTIKK; via the coding sequence ATGGACAACCAAAATACTAAAAATAAATTAATCCCCGGAGAAGACTATTATTTGTCCCCGGAAGGCTATAAAGTGTTCACAGAAGCCTTTCATTTAAAAAGAGGCTATTGCTGTAAAAACGGATGCCGCCATTGTCCGTATGGATTCAACAAAAACACCGGAACGATAAAAAAATAA
- a CDS encoding urocanate hydratase: MTFQEQILEGIPSVLPQPKPYESTINHAPKRKEILTDDEKKLALKNALRYFEPQHHAELIKEFSDELETYGRIYMYRLRPDYKMYARPLSEYPGKSDQAKAIMLMIQNNLDYAVAQHPHELITYGGNGAVFSNWAQYRLTMKYLAEMTNEQTLVMYSGHPMGLFPSHAEAPRVVVTNGMMIPNYSKPDDWERFNALGVTQYGQMTAGSYMYIGPQGIVHGTTITVLNAGRKIAKKGEDLAGKVFVTSGLGGMSGAQPKAGNIAGCITVCAEVNPKITHIRHSQGWINEVIENIDELIIRVRKAQQNKEVVSIAYLGNVVDVWERFYDENIYIDLGSDQTSLHNPWAGGYYPVGISFEDANDMMANEPTLFKEKVQETLRRHAAAINKHTAKGTYFFDYGNAFLLESSRAGADVMAPNGIDFRYPSYVQDIMGPMCFDYGFGPFRWVCTSGNPDDLAKTDAIACQVLEEMMQTAPTEIQQQMADNIRWIKGAQENKLVVGSQARILYADAEGRTKIAEAFNQAIARGEIGYVVLGRDHHDVSGTDSPYRETSNIYDGSRFTADMAIHNVIGDSFRGATWVSIHNGGGVGWGEVINGGFGMVLDGTKEASKRLESMLFWDVNNGIARRSWARNEGAVFAIKRAMESQPLLKVTLPNFVDESLF; encoded by the coding sequence ATGACGTTTCAAGAACAGATTTTAGAAGGAATTCCTTCTGTATTACCACAACCAAAACCGTACGAAAGCACTATAAACCACGCGCCAAAGCGTAAAGAAATATTAACGGACGACGAGAAAAAACTGGCACTAAAAAATGCCCTGCGTTATTTCGAACCCCAACATCACGCCGAATTGATCAAAGAATTTTCGGACGAATTGGAAACCTATGGTCGTATCTATATGTACCGCCTTCGTCCGGATTATAAAATGTATGCCCGACCGTTATCCGAATATCCGGGTAAATCCGATCAGGCGAAAGCCATCATGTTAATGATCCAGAATAACCTGGATTATGCCGTGGCACAACATCCACACGAATTGATCACTTATGGTGGCAACGGAGCGGTTTTTAGCAATTGGGCACAATACCGCCTAACCATGAAATACCTGGCCGAAATGACAAACGAACAAACATTGGTAATGTATTCCGGTCATCCGATGGGATTATTCCCTTCGCACGCAGAAGCACCAAGAGTGGTCGTAACCAACGGTATGATGATCCCGAATTATTCCAAACCGGACGATTGGGAACGTTTTAATGCCTTAGGTGTTACACAATACGGTCAGATGACAGCCGGTAGTTATATGTATATCGGCCCACAGGGAATTGTTCACGGAACGACAATTACCGTATTGAATGCCGGACGAAAAATCGCTAAAAAAGGCGAAGATCTGGCCGGTAAAGTTTTCGTGACATCCGGTTTGGGCGGAATGAGTGGTGCACAACCTAAAGCCGGTAATATCGCCGGATGTATCACCGTTTGTGCCGAAGTAAATCCAAAAATCACCCATATCCGTCACTCACAGGGATGGATCAATGAGGTAATCGAAAATATTGATGAACTGATCATCCGCGTTCGAAAAGCACAGCAAAACAAAGAAGTCGTTTCTATTGCCTACCTTGGTAATGTGGTAGACGTTTGGGAGCGTTTTTACGACGAAAATATTTATATCGACTTAGGTTCCGATCAGACTTCCTTACACAATCCGTGGGCAGGTGGCTACTACCCTGTCGGAATTTCTTTTGAAGACGCCAACGACATGATGGCTAACGAACCGACACTTTTCAAAGAAAAAGTACAGGAGACCTTACGCCGACATGCGGCAGCAATCAACAAACACACTGCCAAAGGCACCTATTTCTTCGACTATGGAAATGCTTTCCTTTTGGAGAGTTCCAGAGCCGGTGCCGATGTCATGGCGCCAAACGGTATCGATTTCAGATATCCAAGCTATGTTCAGGACATTATGGGACCCATGTGTTTTGACTATGGTTTCGGACCGTTCCGTTGGGTTTGTACTTCCGGAAATCCGGACGATTTAGCCAAAACAGACGCTATCGCCTGTCAGGTTTTGGAAGAAATGATGCAAACCGCTCCTACCGAAATCCAGCAACAAATGGCCGATAATATCCGTTGGATCAAAGGTGCACAGGAAAACAAACTGGTGGTTGGTTCGCAGGCGCGTATTTTGTATGCCGATGCCGAAGGACGCACCAAAATTGCCGAGGCTTTTAATCAGGCGATTGCCCGTGGCGAAATCGGATATGTGGTTTTAGGACGCGATCACCACGATGTATCCGGTACCGATTCTCCTTATCGCGAGACATCCAACATCTATGACGGTTCCCGTTTTACAGCCGATATGGCGATTCACAACGTAATCGGTGATAGTTTCCGGGGAGCAACCTGGGTATCCATTCACAACGGTGGTGGCGTTGGATGGGGCGAAGTAATTAACGGTGGATTTGGCATGGTTCTTGACGGTACTAAAGAAGCATCAAAACGTTTAGAATCAATGCTTTTCTGGGATGTTAACAACGGGATTGCCAGAAGAAGCTGGGCGCGAAACGAAGGCGCAGTTTTTGCTATTAAAAGAGCCATGGAATCGCAGCCATTACTAAAAGTGACTCTCCCGAATTTTGTTGATGAATCTTTATTTTAG
- a CDS encoding DUF4136 domain-containing protein → MKAIKYLPILLLLVISSCSSVRVASDFDNRTDFSQYKTYAFHKDGIDKVEISDLDKRRILRAIDDQMTAKGFTKSDNPDMLVNIFTKSSEQVNVSQFNAGYGWGYGGWGYGWGWGPSYSTVSTTTEGTLYIDLIDARKKELIWQGIGTGVLTRDRERKEERINEFVSKILMQFPPQKK, encoded by the coding sequence ATGAAAGCAATAAAATACCTTCCGATACTACTGCTCTTGGTCATCAGCTCTTGTAGCTCCGTTAGAGTAGCATCCGATTTTGACAACAGAACCGACTTTAGTCAGTATAAAACCTATGCCTTTCATAAAGATGGAATCGATAAAGTTGAGATCTCCGATTTAGACAAACGACGTATCCTTCGCGCTATTGACGATCAGATGACTGCCAAAGGCTTTACAAAAAGCGACAATCCGGATATGTTGGTTAATATTTTCACCAAATCCAGTGAACAGGTCAACGTAAGCCAGTTTAATGCCGGCTATGGTTGGGGTTACGGCGGATGGGGCTATGGCTGGGGATGGGGTCCTTCCTACAGTACTGTTAGCACCACTACCGAAGGAACACTTTATATCGACCTGATTGATGCCCGTAAAAAAGAATTGATCTGGCAAGGTATTGGAACCGGTGTTTTAACCAGAGACCGTGAAAGAAAAGAAGAGCGCATTAACGAATTTGTTTCTAAAATTCTGATGCAGTTTCCACCGCAAAAAAAATAA
- a CDS encoding group III truncated hemoglobin: MNDISTFEDIQALVNTFYGKVQQDDYIGPVFNRKIQDRWPEHLAKMYRFWESILLDNHTYSGRPFPPHALLPVDATHFNRWLTLFTTTIDSLFVGPIAEEAKERAAKMAAMFHSKIEYIKNNTI; this comes from the coding sequence ATGAACGATATCAGCACTTTTGAGGATATACAAGCACTGGTGAATACTTTCTACGGAAAAGTTCAGCAGGACGATTATATCGGACCGGTTTTTAATCGTAAAATACAGGATCGCTGGCCGGAACATCTGGCCAAAATGTATCGGTTTTGGGAAAGTATTTTACTGGATAACCATACCTATTCCGGCCGACCTTTCCCACCACATGCACTTTTACCCGTAGATGCCACACATTTTAACCGTTGGCTTACCCTATTTACCACTACGATCGATTCCCTTTTTGTCGGACCAATTGCCGAAGAAGCCAAAGAAAGGGCTGCAAAAATGGCAGCTATGTTTCACTCTAAAATAGAATACATTAAAAATAATACAATATAA
- a CDS encoding aromatic amino acid hydroxylase, which yields MNPSFETNPLIERLPKHLKQFIKPQDYDEYTPINQAVWRYVMRKNVDYLGKVAHSSYLDGLRQTGISIESIPNMYGMNRILKEIGWAAVAVDGFIPPNAFMEFQAYNVLVIASDIRQLEHIEYTPAPDIIHEGAGHAPIIANPEYAEYLRRFGEIGCKAISSARDYEMYEAIRLLSILKEAEGTPKNEIEAAEKRVDELQNDMGELSEMAQIRNLHWWTVEYGLIGTVDNPKIYGAGLLSSIGESAWCMTDNVTKIPYDISAANQSFDITKPQPQLYVTPDFAHLNLVLEEFANKMALRTGGLSGIQKLIHSKALGTIELSTGIQVSGVFTNVIEHEGKPVYIQTTGKTALSYREKELVGHGTEYHSEGFGSPVGKLKGINLAIEDMSPRDLSAYAIFEGQVVTLEFEGNIKVSGEIITGSRNLQGKIITISFKNCTVTHNDTVLFHPEWGIYDMAVGKKITSAFSGPADVRSFDLITHVPSSQTIKAQKTAERLKLEALYQDIRDIREGKTTGNPDAIFETLQSEHPKDWLLSVEIAELAHKNNDHTLESKVLAHLEQLKTTRPEVALLISNGLELIFENESVK from the coding sequence ATGAATCCATCGTTTGAAACCAATCCCTTAATTGAGCGCTTACCCAAGCATCTGAAGCAATTTATCAAACCGCAGGATTATGACGAGTATACTCCGATTAATCAGGCCGTTTGGCGCTATGTGATGCGTAAAAATGTGGATTACCTCGGAAAAGTAGCCCACAGCTCGTATCTGGATGGTCTTCGCCAAACGGGAATTTCTATAGAAAGCATCCCGAATATGTACGGCATGAACCGTATCCTAAAAGAAATCGGCTGGGCCGCTGTTGCCGTAGACGGTTTTATCCCGCCCAATGCTTTTATGGAATTTCAGGCGTATAACGTATTGGTTATTGCGTCCGATATCCGTCAGCTGGAACATATCGAATATACACCTGCTCCCGATATTATTCACGAAGGAGCCGGCCACGCCCCTATTATTGCCAATCCGGAATATGCCGAATACCTGCGCCGTTTCGGTGAAATCGGATGTAAGGCTATTTCATCGGCACGGGATTACGAAATGTATGAAGCGATCCGTTTACTTTCGATTCTGAAAGAAGCCGAAGGTACGCCGAAAAACGAAATCGAAGCCGCCGAAAAACGTGTCGATGAATTACAAAACGATATGGGTGAATTGTCTGAAATGGCACAGATCCGAAACTTACACTGGTGGACCGTGGAATACGGTTTAATCGGAACCGTAGACAATCCGAAAATCTATGGCGCCGGACTTTTATCCTCTATTGGAGAAAGTGCCTGGTGTATGACCGATAATGTAACCAAAATTCCTTACGATATTAGTGCGGCCAATCAGAGTTTTGACATCACCAAACCGCAACCGCAATTGTATGTCACTCCTGATTTTGCGCACCTCAATCTGGTACTGGAAGAGTTTGCTAATAAAATGGCATTGCGCACCGGCGGATTATCCGGGATTCAGAAATTAATTCATTCCAAAGCCTTAGGAACCATAGAATTGAGCACCGGCATTCAGGTTTCCGGTGTTTTTACCAATGTAATCGAACACGAAGGCAAACCGGTTTATATTCAGACAACCGGAAAAACAGCCTTATCCTACCGCGAGAAAGAACTGGTTGGTCATGGTACCGAATACCATTCCGAAGGTTTCGGAAGTCCGGTTGGAAAATTAAAAGGAATCAATCTGGCTATCGAAGATATGAGTCCAAGGGATTTAAGTGCCTATGCCATATTCGAAGGACAGGTTGTTACACTGGAATTTGAAGGAAATATCAAAGTTTCCGGAGAAATCATTACTGGTTCCCGAAACTTACAGGGAAAAATCATCACCATCAGCTTTAAAAACTGCACGGTGACACATAACGATACCGTATTGTTTCATCCGGAATGGGGCATTTATGATATGGCCGTCGGAAAGAAAATCACTTCCGCTTTTTCAGGTCCGGCCGATGTTAGAAGTTTTGATTTGATCACACATGTGCCCTCCTCGCAAACCATTAAAGCACAAAAAACAGCCGAACGTTTAAAACTGGAAGCGTTATACCAAGATATCCGCGATATCCGCGAAGGAAAAACAACCGGAAACCCGGATGCCATTTTCGAGACGCTACAAAGCGAACATCCGAAAGATTGGTTATTGTCTGTTGAAATTGCCGAACTGGCCCATAAAAACAACGACCACACTTTGGAAAGCAAGGTTTTGGCGCATTTGGAACAGTTAAAAACAACACGTCCGGAAGTAGCACTGTTGATCAGCAACGGACTCGAATTGATTTTCGAAAACGAAAGCGTAAAATAA
- a CDS encoding rhodanese-like domain-containing protein, with protein MGLLDLLGLGNKNEMIREFVAKGAIILDVRTPEEFAGGHISNSKNIPLQRITTEIATIKKWNKPVITCCRSGMRSAQAATVLKQNNIEVINGGGWNSLESKL; from the coding sequence ATGGGACTTTTAGATTTATTAGGATTGGGTAATAAAAACGAGATGATTCGGGAATTCGTAGCCAAAGGTGCAATCATTCTTGATGTACGAACACCGGAAGAATTTGCCGGCGGACATATTTCAAATTCGAAAAATATCCCGTTACAACGGATCACTACCGAAATCGCTACCATCAAAAAATGGAACAAACCAGTGATTACCTGCTGTCGTTCCGGAATGCGAAGCGCACAAGCCGCGACAGTCTTAAAGCAAAACAATATCGAAGTGATTAATGGTGGTGGCTGGAATAGTCTGGAAAGCAAACTATAA
- a CDS encoding DUF4230 domain-containing protein, producing MYLLIFIIIGFVIYKWVTSEKNTTSTEYNTNLIQQQIKNVGKLVVTEGHYAQVMTYKDQQKYLMNLLTFEKKALIVINADVTVAYDLRQVKYDIDEKNKTITIVNIPKEEIKISPDIQFYDVDQSRMNPFTGDDYNKISKKVKADLARKMETSTLKSNAKNRLISELSKILILTNSLGWKLQYENQVLENEQQLSEQVQL from the coding sequence ATGTATTTGCTGATTTTTATCATCATCGGATTTGTAATCTATAAATGGGTGACTTCTGAAAAGAATACCACTTCGACCGAATACAATACCAATTTGATTCAACAGCAGATTAAAAATGTTGGAAAGCTGGTGGTGACAGAAGGGCATTATGCCCAGGTGATGACCTATAAAGACCAACAGAAATACCTAATGAACCTGTTGACGTTCGAAAAGAAAGCTTTGATCGTGATCAATGCGGATGTGACGGTGGCTTACGATTTACGTCAGGTAAAGTACGATATCGATGAAAAGAATAAAACCATTACGATCGTCAATATTCCGAAAGAAGAAATCAAGATTAGCCCGGATATTCAGTTTTATGACGTGGATCAGAGTCGGATGAATCCGTTTACCGGAGACGATTACAATAAAATCAGCAAAAAAGTAAAAGCGGACTTGGCGCGTAAGATGGAAACATCGACCTTAAAATCGAATGCCAAAAACCGATTGATCAGCGAATTGTCTAAAATTTTAATTCTAACCAATTCTTTGGGATGGAAATTACAATATGAAAATCAGGTGTTGGAAAACGAACAACAATTGAGCGAACAAGTGCAATTATAA
- a CDS encoding GSCFA domain-containing protein: MQFRTQIPICKSDNPIDYTARVVSLGSCFAVNMSEKLDYFRFRNYCNPFGILFHPLAIEKSIAFALQEKQFTETDIFFHNEQWHSFDAHSDLNATDPEVLLENLNRATSVTRNQLTHATHVLITLGTAWVYRKIEDGKIVANCHKVPQKQFKKELLTVEAIRESLEKIIAGVSQLNSKVNFVFTVSPVRHIKDGFVENQWSKANLITAVHQTISEVPNAVYFPSYEIMMDELRDYRFYADDMLHPNGIAIDYIWQRFTETWIAETTWPVMKEVDSIQKGLAHRSFNPDSEQHRRFLENLNGKITKLVAEYPHIAFG, translated from the coding sequence ATGCAATTCAGAACCCAAATACCCATTTGCAAGAGTGATAATCCGATCGATTATACGGCGCGGGTGGTGTCTTTGGGTTCGTGTTTTGCGGTGAATATGAGTGAAAAGCTGGATTATTTCCGATTCCGGAATTATTGCAATCCGTTTGGGATCTTATTTCATCCGCTGGCGATCGAAAAAAGCATTGCTTTCGCCCTACAGGAAAAACAATTTACCGAAACGGACATCTTTTTTCATAACGAACAATGGCATTCTTTTGACGCCCATTCGGACCTGAATGCAACCGATCCGGAAGTTTTGTTGGAAAACCTGAATCGCGCCACTTCCGTAACCCGAAACCAGCTTACCCATGCGACACACGTTTTGATTACATTAGGAACGGCTTGGGTGTATCGAAAAATAGAAGATGGTAAAATAGTTGCCAATTGTCATAAAGTCCCGCAAAAGCAATTTAAAAAGGAATTGTTGACAGTGGAAGCCATTCGGGAGAGTTTAGAAAAGATAATTGCGGGTGTTTCGCAATTAAATTCCAAAGTGAACTTTGTTTTTACCGTTTCGCCGGTACGCCATATAAAAGACGGTTTTGTAGAAAATCAATGGAGCAAAGCCAATTTGATCACGGCTGTTCATCAGACGATTTCGGAAGTACCCAATGCGGTTTATTTTCCGAGTTATGAAATCATGATGGACGAATTGCGTGACTATCGTTTTTATGCCGACGACATGCTACATCCCAATGGAATTGCGATCGATTATATCTGGCAGCGTTTTACCGAAACCTGGATCGCAGAAACGACCTGGCCGGTTATGAAGGAAGTCGATAGTATTCAAAAAGGACTGGCGCATCGTTCGTTTAATCCCGATTCGGAACAACACCGCCGTTTTCTGGAAAACCTAAACGGAAAGATTACTAAATTAGTAGCAGAATATCCTCATATTGCTTTCGGATAG
- the alaS gene encoding alanine--tRNA ligase, protein MKSQDVRKQFLDFFQSKGHLIVPSAPIVLKDDPTLMFNNSGMAQFKEFFLGNGTPKSARIADTQKCLRVSGKHNDLEEVGIDTYHHTMFEMLGNWSFGDYFKKEAINWAWELLTEVYKIDKDILYVTVFEGSKEENVPFDQEAYDIWKTLISEDRILLGNKKDNFWEMGDQGPCGPCSEIHVDIRSAEEKAKVAGKDLVNADHPQVVEIWNNVFMEFNRKADGSLEKLPAQHVDTGMGFERLCMVLQNVKSNYDTDVFSPLIEKVESLTGAKYTIKAKDEDEEKINIAIRVIVDHVRAVAFAIADGQLPSNTGAGYVIRRILRRAIRYAFTFLDKKEPFIYELVQVLSDQMGAFFPEITAQKTLVMNVIREEEASFLKKLEQGLHLLENVIAETKGIVISGDKVFELYDTFGFPKDLTELILRERGYNYDEAGFEAAMKKQKDRSREASEVSTDDWTILVDGNVETFVGYDQTENEVKITRFRKVDSKKDGKLYQIVLDNTPFYPEGGGQVGDKGVLVSANETIEIIDTKKESNLILHFTKKLPENINGTFDAKVNKELRNQSANSHSATHLLHQALRSVLGTHVEQKGSLVAPNYLRFDFSHFAKVTDEELKQVENFVNARIREQLPLIERRSIPFSQAIEEGAMALFGEKYGDNVRAIKFGESMELCGGIHVPNTADIWYFKITSEGGVAAGIRRIEAITNEAVKDFFASQETTLKEIKEALKNPQDTIKAVVSLQDENAKLKKQLEALLKEKAKNLKGALVGELQEINGVQFLAKQVDLDPNGAKDLAYELGNLGTNLFLLLATADEGKPMLTCYISKELVAEKGLNAGQVVRELGKYIQGGGGGQPFFATAGGKNPGGIKEALEKAIDFIR, encoded by the coding sequence ATGAAATCACAAGACGTCAGAAAACAGTTTCTCGACTTTTTTCAAAGCAAAGGCCACCTGATTGTGCCTTCGGCTCCGATCGTTCTAAAAGACGATCCTACTTTGATGTTCAACAATTCCGGAATGGCTCAGTTTAAAGAGTTTTTCCTGGGGAATGGAACACCAAAAAGCGCCCGTATAGCCGATACACAGAAATGTCTGCGCGTATCCGGGAAACACAACGACCTGGAAGAAGTAGGAATCGATACCTACCACCACACGATGTTCGAAATGTTAGGAAACTGGAGTTTCGGCGATTATTTTAAAAAAGAAGCGATCAATTGGGCCTGGGAATTATTAACCGAGGTGTATAAGATCGATAAAGATATTTTATATGTAACGGTTTTCGAAGGTAGCAAAGAGGAAAATGTTCCTTTCGACCAGGAAGCCTACGATATTTGGAAAACCCTTATTTCGGAAGATCGTATCCTGTTAGGAAACAAAAAGGATAACTTCTGGGAAATGGGCGACCAGGGACCATGCGGACCATGTAGCGAGATTCACGTGGACATCCGTTCGGCAGAAGAAAAAGCTAAAGTTGCAGGGAAAGATTTGGTAAATGCCGATCATCCGCAGGTAGTAGAAATCTGGAACAACGTATTTATGGAATTCAACCGTAAAGCCGATGGTTCTCTTGAAAAATTACCGGCACAACACGTCGATACCGGAATGGGATTTGAGCGTTTGTGTATGGTATTACAAAACGTAAAGTCGAATTATGATACCGATGTGTTTTCGCCGCTTATTGAAAAAGTAGAAAGCCTAACCGGTGCAAAATATACGATTAAAGCAAAAGACGAAGACGAAGAAAAAATAAACATTGCCATCCGCGTTATCGTGGATCACGTGCGTGCGGTAGCCTTTGCTATTGCCGACGGACAATTACCGTCTAATACCGGTGCGGGTTATGTAATCCGTCGTATTTTACGTCGTGCAATCCGTTATGCGTTTACCTTCTTAGATAAAAAAGAGCCATTCATTTATGAATTGGTACAGGTGTTAAGCGATCAGATGGGCGCATTCTTCCCGGAAATCACGGCTCAGAAAACATTGGTGATGAATGTGATCAGAGAAGAAGAGGCGTCGTTCCTTAAAAAATTAGAACAAGGATTACATCTGTTGGAAAACGTAATTGCCGAAACAAAAGGTATTGTTATTTCCGGAGACAAAGTATTCGAATTATACGATACATTCGGTTTTCCGAAAGATTTAACCGAGTTGATCTTACGAGAAAGAGGTTATAATTATGATGAAGCCGGTTTTGAAGCGGCAATGAAAAAACAAAAAGACCGTTCGCGTGAGGCTTCCGAAGTTTCGACAGATGACTGGACGATTTTGGTAGATGGAAATGTTGAAACCTTTGTAGGCTATGATCAAACGGAAAATGAGGTTAAAATCACCCGTTTCAGAAAAGTAGACAGTAAAAAAGACGGAAAATTATACCAGATTGTTCTGGATAACACGCCTTTCTATCCGGAAGGTGGTGGACAGGTTGGTGATAAAGGTGTTTTGGTATCGGCAAACGAAACCATCGAAATTATTGACACCAAAAAAGAAAGCAACCTGATTCTGCATTTTACGAAAAAATTACCGGAAAATATAAACGGTACCTTTGACGCAAAAGTTAATAAAGAACTACGCAATCAGTCGGCAAATAGTCACTCGGCGACACACTTATTGCACCAGGCTTTGCGTTCGGTTTTAGGAACGCATGTGGAGCAAAAAGGATCGTTGGTCGCTCCAAATTACCTTCGTTTTGACTTTTCGCATTTTGCAAAAGTGACCGACGAAGAATTAAAACAGGTTGAAAATTTTGTAAATGCGCGAATCCGCGAACAATTGCCTTTAATCGAAAGAAGAAGCATTCCGTTTTCACAAGCGATCGAAGAAGGCGCAATGGCTTTATTCGGTGAAAAATACGGTGATAACGTACGGGCCATTAAATTTGGTGAAAGTATGGAGCTTTGTGGAGGAATTCACGTGCCGAATACCGCCGATATCTGGTATTTTAAAATCACAAGTGAAGGTGGTGTTGCAGCCGGAATCCGTCGTATAGAAGCGATCACAAACGAAGCCGTAAAAGACTTTTTTGCATCGCAGGAAACTACCTTAAAAGAGATCAAAGAAGCGTTGAAAAATCCACAGGATACGATTAAAGCGGTTGTTTCGTTGCAGGATGAAAATGCGAAACTGAAAAAACAGTTGGAAGCCTTATTAAAAGAAAAGGCGAAAAACCTAAAAGGAGCATTAGTTGGAGAACTTCAGGAAATCAATGGTGTTCAATTCTTAGCGAAGCAGGTAGATTTAGATCCAAACGGAGCGAAAGACCTGGCTTATGAATTAGGAAACTTAGGGACTAATCTATTCCTATTATTGGCAACTGCCGACGAAGGGAAGCCGATGTTAACCTGTTATATTTCGAAAGAACTGGTAGCCGAAAAAGGACTTAACGCCGGACAAGTAGTACGCGAACTTGGAAAATACATCCAGGGTGGTGGAGGTGGACAACCATTCTTCGCAACGGCAGGAGGGAAAAACCCTGGCGGAATTAAAGAAGCCTTGGAAAAAGCCATTGATTTCATAAGATAG
- a CDS encoding M23 family metallopeptidase, whose translation MSKVKYYYDSEKLAYQKIKPKKGRRVGYISLFLVASALFGFLCFVVLINTPFFETPKDKLQAREIENLKINYAILNRKMDQLDDVLSDLEERDNNLYRVYFNSSPIPDEQRRAGFGGINRYKALEGYNNSDLVMNTTRRVDVITKQLVIQSRSLDEILKLAKDKEKLLSAIPAIQPVKNEDLKHMASGFGYRSDPFTKVRKFHAGMDFSAKTGTPIFATGDGVVRRADNSLSGYGNHIEITHGYGYETLYAHLSKYNVRPGQRVKRGDIIGYVGSTGRSEAPHLHYEVHKNGAVVNPLNFYYGSISAKEYVLISQLANQENQSLD comes from the coding sequence ATGTCGAAGGTAAAATATTATTACGATTCTGAAAAATTAGCCTATCAAAAAATCAAACCCAAAAAAGGGCGCCGTGTGGGATATATCAGTTTGTTTTTAGTCGCATCGGCTTTATTCGGTTTTTTGTGTTTTGTCGTACTGATTAACACCCCTTTTTTCGAAACGCCGAAAGATAAATTACAAGCCCGTGAAATCGAGAATTTAAAAATCAATTATGCCATTCTGAACCGAAAGATGGATCAGTTGGACGATGTATTAAGCGATCTGGAAGAGCGTGACAACAATCTTTACCGGGTTTATTTTAACAGTTCTCCGATTCCCGATGAGCAGCGTCGCGCCGGTTTTGGCGGAATCAATCGCTACAAAGCATTGGAAGGCTATAACAATTCGGATTTGGTGATGAATACCACCCGCCGTGTGGATGTGATCACCAAACAATTGGTAATTCAATCGCGTTCGCTCGACGAAATATTAAAACTGGCCAAAGACAAAGAGAAGCTTCTTTCGGCTATTCCGGCTATCCAACCGGTAAAAAATGAAGATTTAAAACATATGGCGTCCGGTTTCGGATACCGGAGTGATCCGTTTACCAAAGTGCGGAAGTTCCATGCCGGAATGGATTTTTCAGCTAAAACCGGAACTCCGATTTTTGCTACCGGCGACGGAGTGGTGCGCAGAGCCGATAATTCCCTTTCCGGATACGGGAATCATATCGAAATCACCCATGGCTATGGTTATGAAACCTTATATGCCCATTTGAGCAAATACAATGTTCGACCGGGACAACGTGTTAAAAGAGGCGACATTATCGGATATGTGGGGAGTACCGGACGTTCGGAAGCACCTCACCTCCATTATGAAGTTCATAAAAACGGAGCAGTGGTGAACCCGCTGAATTTCTATTACGGCTCGATTTCGGCCAAAGAATATGTTTTAATTTCACAATTAGCTAACCAAGAAAACCAATCGCTCGACTAA
- a CDS encoding MerR family transcriptional regulator → MHLDLPEKRYYSIGELAKAFNVNASLIRFWDKEFDILKPKKNAKGNRMFTPEDVKNLQLIYHLVKERGFTLEGAKIHLKEAQKKTLDKFEIIRKLEAIKIQLLNIKNEL, encoded by the coding sequence ATGCATTTAGACTTACCAGAAAAGAGATATTACAGTATTGGCGAACTCGCCAAGGCCTTTAACGTAAATGCTTCCCTGATTCGTTTTTGGGACAAGGAATTCGATATTCTGAAGCCGAAAAAAAATGCAAAGGGAAACCGGATGTTTACGCCGGAAGATGTCAAAAATCTGCAATTGATTTACCATCTGGTAAAAGAACGCGGCTTTACACTCGAAGGAGCCAAAATCCATTTAAAGGAAGCACAGAAAAAAACGCTGGATAAATTCGAAATCATTCGTAAATTAGAAGCTATCAAAATTCAATTATTGAATATTAAAAACGAATTATAA